CTTCACATGGGTTCAATCAACCATCACACACAACTCCCAAAACATCTGAGCCTAGTAGCAGCTGAGCCACACCTGATCTTGTCAGGAGTATTGGTTCACACATAGTCTTTACTAAAAGAAGCTATTTTCACTGTTACTGTCCGGCCTTGTTTAAGAAGTGAGAAAACACTTGCCATGGTTGTTGCCCCAGTTACTTAAAGAGTTCATTTGTGAGTCCTAACTATCTGTTCCTTTCTTCCTGTACTAGTGGACGATTTCAGTTACTAATGCCATGTCCTGTGGAACATTTCTATGAAATGTAAGCTCACACCAATTTTGccaatatcaaaattttctgcCTTAGAGTAATCTTAGTTAAGTGCATAAAATATCaacagtttttcttcttttagcgATTTGCATTGACAGAATCATGAACTTATTAAAATCTATCAGGAAACATAGAGCAACAGTATTTAAATGCATATAATATCAACATCTGCGCACTGTCAGGGAGAGAAAGCATGCTTGTGCAATTGTTTGCTCTCTTAGTTGGCTACGGTCCAGTATGGGCCAACCTTAGTTAGCCCTTCCCGTGGTAAGGTGACAGACATATGCCTCCAGCATGAACAAGACAAAGCGTCTTGCCACACTGTGGCAGTGAAGAGAGGGATGGCTGTGTTTGTGACATTTTCATTTATATCTTCATCTTTTGGCCACATCTTCGAAAGGGATGCCTGACTTTTGGTGTCGAAAGAAATTTTACAGAAAACATGTTCGATTGTTGAAAAGATAGTAAAAACTGAAAACATGAGCAGGTTAATCTGAATTTGTTACATTTAATCGCTTGGCTGACATTATGAAGGCAGttaaatgagaagaaaaaactaACATTGCCTTTGTCATACCACCAAATCTGGCATGCTTTTGTAAAACTTTTCAAATGTTACAGGCAAAGATTTCTCTAGTCTCTTGAGTCAAATATCCAGTCATGTAGATTGAATCATTGAAGTAATAACAAGATTccttaagcctgggcatcgggccgggctggcccagCCCGGTCGGACCCGGGTCTGTGCCgagaaaaacctggcccgggcccgataggccgacccggcccggcccgactcccgtcctccgtcccccgctccccctctccgctcccgctctcccttctcgtctccctctccccctctccctctctgctccccctctccctctctctcctcctccgtctccctccccctcctcctgcGGCCCCGTGTGGGCCGTCACCCAACGCTGTAGCCGGAGGGCAACGGGAGGGtgggggaaagggggtcgggagggCGGGCAGGGGCGGGCCAGGCCGGGTCCGTGTGGGGCTGAGCGACCCGACGGGCCGGATCAGGGCAGCCCTTGCCTGGCCAGGCCAGCctggcccggcccaatgccccACCCTTAGGATTccttaaaaacattatattatatatatatatatatatatatatattcttgataaacaatgacGACATAGTTGACAGGGTCACATGGCAAGTGCATATACGACACAAATCCGAGTTACACAGAAATTTCttcactcctttttttttttcccgctCACCCTTCGAATAACtcctgtgtttttttttttttcgcataGGAAACGGTGTTCCGTCTCACCTTCGAGTCTCAACATCCCCACTGGGGATCGTGCTTTTACGGGGAGTGCAAAAGGATCGCACCCAGACAACCCAGTCCCGGGCTTGAGGTCTGAGGTGATCTGAGATTTTAAATACTAAgatttcaaatctatgattttttaaGGACCTTAGTTCTCTTGTTTCAAACATGCTTGGATTACAAGATGAATATGCAATTGATGCATCTTTAATTCATGGGTATCAAGTTAAACGATGCCCCATCCCTTCTTTCTATGTAGAGATCGTCTATCTGTCTATATAGTTTGAAAAAACGACGGGGATTTTAAATCTATGGTTCTCAAATCTGCAGTTTTTTTAGCCCCATGCTTATTGCAGGCAAACTTATACCTAGCTCCTGTAATAGCATACAACCCTTATTTAACTGGCCAAAATCTCTTCATAACTACAAGTATTATACGAATTTAATACGCGACATACTTTAGAAAAAAACTCCTGGCATTTCAAAAACTTTACCGATTTATCTTGCAATCTCGTGCCTAAACTTTGCTAAACAATTCTTTGAAACGAATGAAACTTGTTTCATTTGTAGCAGGAAAAATCACTCCTTGGCTGGGCCGCGTTGGTTTGACCTGCCGGTCCTTCTGCCGCCACCTCCTGAACAGTACAGTGGTGAGTGGACCTTGTCACTGAGCATTAGAGAAAATTAGATAcaaggtctttttttttaagaaaaagaaaaccaaacctAGCCTTTTTGTTAAATATCCCGAAAGATGaacaaaatctcatttttcagCATTCTTACTGCATCATTGTCTTAACTCCAttagtttgtttgtttcaaCTTCTTGGAGGTTAGCTTTTGTTagtccttttttatgtttgtattttttttgttcttgggCTTCTGCTCGAGACCCCAAatgagagaggaggaggaggagattatAATTAGGAGGTCTCAATGCTTAATGTCATCTTCTTAGTTTCTGTCTGTGTTGTGTTAGAAATGCATAAGGAAGTGATTGCTGCCACGGTTTTTATTTGGGGAGAAAAAGCTTCAAAGAACAAATTTAACTCCTATCAGACTTCCTATCCTGGTAGGTATAAATGATCATAGGGAGAGAAAAATTTTGACTAGACAAGGGACTGAGGTTGAATCAAACACTATACACTTTGCATTACTATGGTTAACTGTTAGCGCATGATCTCCCTGATTTGTCTTTTGATCTCCAACCAAACTGCTCTTGAGGTCCATTACTGTGTCTTTTGAGTCTTGAAGTATGCACACTGGCTAAGCACTTGACGAATTACCAAACTACTAATTGACATCATAATCCAACACAGCCACTTATTGGAGCAATATGCTATATCAACTTTTTCATTAGCATTAAAAATATATCTTCTACAAAGAAATGAATTCATGTtaacaaagaaataaagaatTGCTACCCTATTTCCTTTGTGGcgtataaaagaagaaaagaatcaaagaatGGCTGAAGTAAATCTATATGCTGCCTCTAGAGGGGCCTCACAATGAGGTTTTCAACAATTGCCTCCGCAGCTAAAAGAATCAAAGAATTTCTATCTAAAGTTAGTTGATGGCTGAAAGAACTGCTCCATCACCAACATGACATCTTCATCATTCTGgttgggaggaagaaggggatgGCCCCGCAATTTCAGTAACTGCTCCATACCAACATCTTCATCATTCTGgttgggaggaagaaggggatgGCCCCGCAATTTCAGTACTGCTCCAtaccaacatcatcatcattctggttgggaagaagaaggggatgTCCCTGCAATTTCAGGAGCTGCTGCTGCCCATGCTGAGACTGTGAAGAGAGGCTGCTCTGCCCAGCAAAGTGTTAGGCCTCCTTCTCCCTGTTTCACTACTTTATAATTCTCACACAAAAACATCTTTAATAGCATCTTGCCCTGAATGACCTCCCTGTCACTAACATCCGAACATCTAAATCCTCCCACCTCTAAAACCCGCTTCCATGTCTCAAAACATTCATGCCTTTCCGTTCTCTCGGCTCCTTCGTAGGCGATAATATTTCGTATTTCCCTTGCAAACATCTGCTCTATCTTGGCTCTATCAAGACTATCCTGAGGGAGGCTGGCATCTATTGAATCAAAGATTGCAGAATAATAAGCCAATGAATTACAGAACCTTGCTTCCCAGCTCAAATTATGGCTGGACTCTTGTTCTGCAATTACTAGAATAGTTGGTCTAACACTCTGTATCAATCCAAGGAAGTTCCTTAAAATGCTGCCATCACTATCAATGAGAAGCCTGTGCATCTGCATCATACAGTTCACAGCTACGCTTTCATTCTCCTTGACATGAAGCATCCAGAGCCTAACATCCTCCAGCTTATCCACTACTGCATGGAATTCAAATTGCAGGTTCAGAGCCCCTGCGAGCCCAGCTAGCATATTCCCTGTATCTTGGAGTTCTTGTTTTGACTCACCAATCCCAGTGATCCTCACACGAGTTGGAGGTTTAGGCCTAGAAACCAAACTCTGGAACAGGGTAGGCCATTGAAGCCCCTGCTTTATATCAAAATCGATGATATGGATCCTATCCTTGTCTTCAAAAGCTCGAAGTATCATCTCGTTTGCAGTAAATTGCAGAAACTTTGGTATCGGGCTAATGTTGTTAAGAAGCCTAAAAGCTACCAGAAGGTCTTCATCACCTTGCTCAAGGTCTTGTATAGAAATTCTGAAAATGTGAGGCCAGAGATTTGCTGCTCTAAGTGCCATGGCTTCAGTGAAGCACGCAGCTACCCTGTGAATTGGTGTTCCTTTTGGGGAAGCGAGATCTCCTAGCTTGGATAGATAGTGGTTTACTAGGGCAAAATTCTTCGAGGAAATTGACTGAGTGCAAGACACTAGAAGATTGACAAGCTCAAGGCCTTGTCCAATAACGTCATCATCCCCTGCTTCAGTTCCTTCAGATTGGCAATAATTCTCCGAGCCATCTCCAGTTGCTTTCTCCGAAGACTCTTCATCATCCTGCGATGAGCTTCGTGTCTCAGATGAACTCCAATTCAAGCTGGAATCCTTCGGGTTCTCTCTCGTGGCGACCTCGTACCTGTGTTCTCCGTGTTCTGATCTTTCTGTAACTACAGACCCTAGGCAGTTGGCCTTCGGCAACAGAGTCTCAGAGGAATGCATGCACGGACCTTCCTCAATGGTTGAGAGGACCAAGACTGTACCAGGTATTCCTACCACCGATTCACGTTCTAAAGGTTCAGAGTGGTAAATATCTATCAATTGATTAGCAGATGATTGGCCATCTTTTTCAGTAAAATCCTGTGAGCTTTCCCTTGCTCTCTTCTTGCCTCTACTTGCATATGAATCGTCAGAAGAGCTCTGTTCTAAAGACCTCTTCATGCAATTCCTTTTCTCCCATCTCTCTGATGGCGTGCGAATTGCCGCCTGGGGAGCCATTGCAGATGAGGCGCAAGCATTTCTCTTGAGAGAATGGTTAGACTTGCCCTCGATCAACGGCCTGTCTTTAACTGGAAAGGTAGCAGGCTTTGCTGATTGGGAAATGGGGACTTCAAGCCGAGGGAAACTACAGGAGAAGTCTAGCCTATGGGTACCCATCTCagttcttcctttcttcttctaaaaTCTTTGTTTCTAGAGAGGTTCACAGACTACCAACATTGCAGGTTCAACTGCAAAACTGAATCATTCTGTACTAACTGgatgcttttcattttccaattccTTGACTTTGTAAGAAATCCGCCATACCCTGCAATGGCGTTGAGCCAGAAGAATCACACAGTAGAGACGTGCATGATCATGGTATGGAACTATTTTTAAACAAACATCGCATGGTAAATATGTAAGATAATCAAAGTAGAGCTATTTTCTGATTCGGAAGCACACTTACTTGATCCTTGCAAAGAGTTCAATGTGACTCCATCTCGCCATCTCTGTGTGATTCGTCTGACAGATAATGCGGATGCCATTTTGTGCACAGAAGGAACCAATTTGCTTAAAACACCAACATGAAATTGTTCAATAGTTCGAAAAAACAACATCAAACGATgagaattttttgttgcaacaAGCAAAACGTAAGTAGCAAGAAATGAggaatatatatgaaaaaagattcaacaaataTGAATCATAGTTTCCAATTGCTGCTTTTTATTCTCAtaaatctctctcatttcctCTACTATACtagaaaaccaaataaaattgGCAAATTCTCTAAAAAATTATGTAGAACTCACAGACAAAATCTGCAAAGGAAGAACACAACCAGGTGGAAGCAGCATTGGCTGCATCTTTCTAACGAAGCTTagtaaaaatacaaaatggtagttttaaatcaaaataaaaaaccccATCAAAGTTTGAAATAAGTGTTTTGCTCCGGAAGGGCAATTGAAAGGAGGCGGCAAATCCCCAAGATCAAAACTTCCATTTTCCGAGTCACCCGCACtgtgaaaaaaacatgattaacCCCTAAGAGTGGACCCAAGAACATATTTAATGGACAGATGGTATCTAATTCTGCTTAACGGATATATGACCGTTAAGGACGGGAATATGTGAAAACGATTCCCGAAGGGTAAACTTTTCCAGGATCCATTCTTAGTGTTGTGCATCTTTAAAATTTCATTGGATGACTTCTGCTCGCACTAGCCGTTAGTAGGGGTAAAATGGGGaattacaattttttaacaTCTGCGGTGCTGAAGTTCCTCGAAATTCCAATCTGGTCCTAAACTTTTTTAATTGATCTTTCCGTGCGGCGTTTTACCCATAACAACCATTTTAAATAATTCATCTTTagtaatattttatttgatatgGTTTGGTTTCTGTAATTGAAGTTGTTTTAGATGTTATATATTGCGGTTATTAACGTCCATCATAGCTGCCTCTTCCCAGTGAATCACGTTAACCAGATTTGAGCACTGACCTAGAATGTGGGCGTAGGCCGGGTTAACTAACTTGGCATAAGCCTGAGTGACTTGGTTCAGCAGTCCGCTGGTTCTACGGATCGAGGGTGTAGTATAGCAGGTCGGCCTGAGGAGCATGCAAATAATGCATCCTAGTTTGATTCTTGTATGTGATATTCTTTTGGATTATAAATGGTGGCATTATACTCAACACTCGAGTTGAAAAGTATACTATGAGATCACCCAGATCCCGAAGCACACCTAAACCATACAGGCAGGGGACTAATCAATAAACTTAACATgccaaataaataaaatttgaaaaattttgaacctATTGACATGTAAAACAAGTGCTTCCACAACAACAAGTTGAACATAGAACTTCAATCTTTGCATTTATTTACTTGTGAAATACATCAACAAGTTGCTTTTGCGTCATCTTTGCAGTAGCCCAACTCTCACCTTCGGTTAAGTTCAAGGACGTCCAGTCATGAAGCCAAATAATAAAAGCGAGGAGAAAATTGCCACAGTTTCAAAAAATATCATGTGTATATTATTCAAGTTAGATCCATCTTGGGACAACATTTTCTATATTTCAGGGCATGTTAGATCCAAggctgattttaaatccatgttacGTTAAATCTACAGCTTAAATGAACGATTGATTTCTCaactgaggatctcaaatctgtgTTGTCTTGTGAAAAAACACGGCCTGATCATTTTAAAATCTGTGGTAATTTTACATCTgagatccgaggctatcaaacatagtCTTAAAGTCACAAACCGTTGTAATTGAGTGAAACTGTGCTGATTTGTTTAATTGGTGCTCTAGAGGTGTGGAAAAAAATTCATCCGAAtaagtgaagaagaaaaaattttccTACTATCAAGTATCAAACACTCCTGtgttgatattttttcattgttggCCTATTACGATGAGTGTGAAATGCGGAGATAAAAAGAGCTTGAGCTTCTATTTGggcaattttgtttttctatttagTTCGTTGTTGGATTCATGGAATCATTGTTGTGAGTATCAATTCCGAACTCACCGGAAACCATGAAAAATGACGTGTATCGCCGATACACATTGTTTCATATTGTGCCGTACCGGCCAATgaccttaaaatttaaaataaatttcttttcatgaataagTTGGCTCGTATCGGCTGCTACGGATCACCTCGGCCTCATGGCAGCTAAATTTTTTAAAGGGAttgtatcgttttttttaagagaaaaaaacgtGTCCAACTTTTCTAGTAGATAACAAAATCAAGCTTAAGTTTAtatttgattcattttatcaatcTTGTAATCATGGCACAATGTTAACCCTTTGCAGTTTGCACCCCTTCTCCCGATATGTTGGAATCAACAGCGGCAATGGTCTACTTGTTAACTTGGGTACCATGCCCCACTATTAtgggtagggctgcacaacgagccgagccaaTTCAGGCTCCACTCAAATTCACTCGAaaaaacttgactcgtttataaatgagccaagtttgagcttacaaaaatacttgaaacggtaaatgagtcgagttcgagtttcaggaattcgactcatttatactcgactcgactcgcaaaccggcactttatataatattgccaaaactgGTTTGTTgaatcactggttttaacttttaaggcaAAAACAAATcttcacaagttacatgagttaacgtTTATATGAGTTAATaatgcttacacaagttaacactaaacgagttaacgcctaaatgagttaaatgggttaaacaagtcaagtccCAGCTCGACTTTGTGTGGTCGAGTCGAGGTCGAGCTTGCTATAATGAGCTCGACTCAAATTCGAGAcaaactcgagttcgagcttttGAGCCGAGCAGAGCttgagctggccaagctcggggtCGACTCGGTTGATGTGCAGCCCTAATTATGGATGCAGAGGCACATCTCCCATGGGAGAGTTGGACTGAGAAGCACTGGCTGACCTAAacgaaagaaattaaaagttgGGCATAAAAAGGCCAATCAACAGGCTTGGGCGTACAAAGGCACTCAAGAGGGTTGAACTAt
This window of the Nymphaea colorata isolate Beijing-Zhang1983 chromosome 2, ASM883128v2, whole genome shotgun sequence genome carries:
- the LOC116248402 gene encoding scarecrow-like protein 28, coding for MGTHRLDFSCSFPRLEVPISQSAKPATFPVKDRPLIEGKSNHSLKRNACASSAMAPQAAIRTPSERWEKRNCMKRSLEQSSSDDSYASRGKKRARESSQDFTEKDGQSSANQLIDIYHSEPLERESVVGIPGTVLVLSTIEEGPCMHSSETLLPKANCLGSVVTERSEHGEHRYEVATRENPKDSSLNWSSSETRSSSQDDEESSEKATGDGSENYCQSEGTEAGDDDVIGQGLELVNLLVSCTQSISSKNFALVNHYLSKLGDLASPKGTPIHRVAACFTEAMALRAANLWPHIFRISIQDLEQGDEDLLVAFRLLNNISPIPKFLQFTANEMILRAFEDKDRIHIIDFDIKQGLQWPTLFQSLVSRPKPPTRVRITGIGESKQELQDTGNMLAGLAGALNLQFEFHAVVDKLEDVRLWMLHVKENESVAVNCMMQMHRLLIDSDGSILRNFLGLIQSVRPTILVIAEQESSHNLSWEARFCNSLAYYSAIFDSIDASLPQDSLDRAKIEQMFAREIRNIIAYEGAERTERHECFETWKRVLEVGGFRCSDVSDREVIQGKMLLKMFLCENYKVVKQGEGGLTLCWAEQPLFTVSAWAAAAPEIAGTSPSSSQPE